The following proteins are co-located in the Dromiciops gliroides isolate mDroGli1 chromosome 2, mDroGli1.pri, whole genome shotgun sequence genome:
- the LOC122743755 gene encoding olfactory receptor 6-like has product MWEENITNVTEFILVGFPTSYWLQILLFILFLGTYLLVLVENLVIILTVWANGSLHKPMYYFLGSMSFLEIWYISVTVPKMLAGFLLHPNTISFLGCMTQLYFFLSLACTECVLLAAMAYDRYVAICQPLHYPVIMTIELCIKLTATSWVCGFSIAIIKVYFISCVTFCGNNVLNHFFCDVSPILKLACKNFSIAEMVDFILAIVILVFPFLATVLSYGFIISTVLHIPSASGRQKAFSTCGSHLTVVIIFYMAVIFMYVRPRAIASFNSNKLISATYVVFTPMLNPIIYCLRNQEVKGAIRKTLSSSWTIFLKDSSF; this is encoded by the coding sequence ATGTGGGAAGAAAACATCACTAATGTCACTGAGTTCATACTTGTGGGCTTCCCTACTTCCTACTGGCTTCAGATCCTGCTCTTCATCCTATTCCTTGGAACCTACCTGTTAGTACTGGTGGAGAATTTGGTTATCATTCTCACAGTCTGGGCCAATGGTTCCCTCCACAAGCCCATGTACTATTTTCTAGGGAGCATGTCCTTTCTGGAGATATGGTACATTTCTGTCACTGTCCCGAAGATGCTGGCTGGCTTTCTCCTTCACCCCAATACCATCTCTTTCTTGGGCTGCATGACTCAACTCtacttcttcctttcacttgccTGCACAGAGTGTGTGCTTCTGGCTGCCATGGCATATGACCGCTATGTGGCAATTTGCCAACCACTCCACTACCCAGTTATCATGACCATAGAACTCTGTATCAAGCTGACTGCCACTTCCTGGGTATGTGGCTTCTCTATTGCTATAATCAAAGTGTATTTCATTTCATGTGTCACCTTCTGTGGCAACAATGTGTTAAACCACTTTTTTTGTGATGTTTCACCCATCCTCAAACTAGCCTGCAAGAACTTTTCTATAGCTGAGATGGTAGACTTTATCTTAGCCATTGTTATTCTAGTATTTCCTTTCTTAGCCACTGTTCTTTCCTATGGCTTCATTATCTCCACTGTCCTGCACATCCCCTCAGCCTCTGGAAGACAAAAAGCCTTCTCTACCTGTGGTTCCCACCTCACAGTTGTGATAATCTTTTATATGGCTGTAATTTTTATGTATGTTCGGCCCCGGGCTATTGCCTCATTTAACTCCAACAAATTGATCTCAGCCACATATGTAGTATTTACACCTATGTTGAATCCCATCATTTATTGCTTAAGGAATCAGGAAGTCAAAGGTGCCATCAGAAAGACCTTGAGCAGTAGTTGGACCATATTCCTGAAAGATTCCTCTTTCTAA